The Patescibacteria group bacterium DNA window GCGCTGGGTACAGAAAGGAGAGTTTGATTTTATTCTTTCCAAGCCGGTTTCTCCGCTTTTCTTTTCATCATTTCGCATTTTTGATTTTTTCGATCTCTCTACGGCGCCGGCAATGATTTTTTTCCTTGTCTATGCATTTCAGGCACTAGGACCCCTTCCGCTTGAACAGATTATTTCAGGCACATATCTCTGTGGTATCGGATTTGTACTTGCTTATTCAATTGTATTGGCGCTTTCCTCTCTTAATTTTTGGACAACTGAAATTCATAATGCCTTTTGGCTCTATCGGGAGGCATTTTATATGGCGCAGTATCCTCCGGAGATGTTTCCCAAAGGAATACAATACACATTTATTTATGCCATCCCCCTCTTTGTAATTGTGTCATTTCCTGCAAAGGCATTTTTGGGATATAGTACGTTCGGCGATATTATTCTTGCAACGGTGCTTGCAAGTATATTTTTATGCGGTTCACTTGCACTATGGAGGTCGGGTCTGCGCCACTATACGTCAGCAAGCTCTTAGTAACTACTATACTATATGGATTCACGCGCCATCATTTCCGCAGATCACTTAACCAAAACATATCGAACGGCAAAGAAATCTGAGGGTGTATACGGTGCTCTGCGAGGTCTGTTTCATCGGGAGTACAGTACAATGCCCGCTGTTGCGGATATCTCATTTGAAATTATGCCCGCTGAATTCATTGGATTCATCGGCCCGAATGGAGCAGGGAAAACAACAACCCTCAAAATGCTTTCTGGTATTCTTTGGCCAACGTCAGGCTCCGCATCTGTTCTTGGTTCAATCCCATGGCACCGAAAGAAAGAAATGCAGATACATATGGGAATTGTATTGGGACAGAAAAACCAACTGTGGTGGGATTTGCCGGCGCGCGATACATTCCTGCTTAATAAAGAAATCTACGAAATTTCAAAGGCCGATTACAAAACAAGAATACACGACATGGGCGAAACACTTGCCGTGAGCCATTTGTTTGATATTCCGGTGCGCAAACTTTCTCTTGGCGAGCGCATGAAGTGCGAATTAGTTAATTCGTTACTCCATTATCCGAGCGTTCTTTTTCTTGATGAGCCAACAATAGGACTTGATGTTATTTCACAGAAGTCTATACGGGATTTTTTGAAACAATGGAATAAGGATAAGGGAACAACTATCATTCTCACATCGCATTTAATGGATGACGTGGAAGAACTCTGTCCAAGAATTATCATGATTCATTCCGGTACTTTGCAGTATGATGGATCAATCACAGACCTTATGCGGCAGCACGCAACACACAAGGAGATTACTCTTACGCTTGTACGCGAGGTTTCAAAAAAATCACTTGAGCAGTATGGCGAACTTACATCACTGTCATCGGTACGGGCAACCTACCGTGTTGCACGCGAAGATGTTAAAGATATGGCAAAAAAACTACTTGATGCTCTTCCCGTCGTTGATATTACCATCGAAGAAATTCCGCTCGAAGACGTGATACGGGATATTTTTCTTAATGTAAAAAAGTAAAACAACCATTTGCGCACTCTCTTCTTTTTTGGTAGAGTGAGCGGTAGTTAAAATTGCGTGCGGGTATCGTATAGTGGTTATTATGGCTGCCTTCCAAGCAGCAGAGGCGGGTCCGATTCCCGCTACCCGCTCCAGGCAAAGGGCCATCACTGAAAGGTGGTGGTCTTTTGTTTTGATTGTGACAGAAGGGAATTGGCAAAATACTGTCAACTCACATACTTCCGCATACAGGAGTATTATTTGACATCCTTTCCGGCTACCCGTATACTCCTTGCCGAGAGAGAAATCGTACCATGACAACTCAAACTGATTGTGTATTTATTCCGCAGCAAATAGTATCCATGGGAAGTGGGTGTGCAGAAGGCTTTACACGCCAACCTAAGCTTGAAAAAAACGGGGGCGTTGTACTGGTCGGCTGCCAACCAATCTTAACACCAGTCGATGAAAGCGAAGAGTGGGTTCTCAAAGGCACAAGCCCAGAGCTTGTTCGCGAGGTTGGCCGCTATCTTGGGACGCCATCAGCCCTCCTACGCTCGCTTGATGAAGCGACAAATCGCCTTGAGCGACGTGTTAATGCGCGTCTTGCTCGCGAAGAGTATAGGCTTTTTCTGCACTCAATGCAGGCTGTTTGTAGAATCATGGCAGAGGCTGCATTGCAGGCAGCATTTCCGCTTATTGATCACGAATATCTTTCGCGAATGGGTAAGCGATTCATTACTCCACAAGTAGACGATGAAAAAAAAATTGTTCTTCTGAAGATTTCGCGAGGTGGGGATACGCCCACTCACTACGCACGGAAACACCTCAATCCTATTTTGCTTGATCCATGCCAGATTCTCCAGGCGTCATCCCAAAGAATACAGAGCAAGAAGAAGGGCGAAAAGCCACGGGTTGTATACGAAGTAAAAGGAAAAACTGATCTTACAGGCAAAACCCTTGTGATATTTGAACAAGCGCATGCAAGCGCGGAAACAGTTGTGAAGGTTATCCCCGCTGCGCTAAAAAAGTGCAAATCAACACCTGACAGGATTGTTATTTGCTGTATCAATAGCTGTAAGTACGCCATCCGAAGAACACAGCGTGTTATTCCAGGAGTTATTATCATCAATGCCTGTCTCCATAATGGACTGACAGATAAATGGTATCTGGATGATGTCGGATGTGGCGACTGTGGCGCCGAAGAGCATCGCGTAGTCGACTAATCCCTACGCCTTAACCAGGAGCCCTTTAAGGGCCTTTTTTATTTGTATTAAAACAGTATAACCATAATGGAAAATGGTGTTTTTGCCCTTCCCTACCCTTTACAAAAAACCCCACCTGTGATATAATAGAGGCACCCTTAATGAGAAGGGTCTTTTTATTGAAGGACAGATGAGTCGATATTCCTTTTATTCATAAGCCTCATTGAACTGCTGGAGGGCTGGTTCACTGGGAAGAGGAAGGGCTCTTGTGGACTCGTATTGGAATCGAATACCTACATTTTTCCTTGTTATTATAATGTTTTTTGAATTTACGCTTATTCACCCATCTCCCGTGTGGGCTGCCAGTGAAGCAGCGCCCACTCCACTTCAGGCATTCGGTGGTTTTTGGCAAGAAGACGGCGTGACATCAGATGATGAGAATACCGAAAGTATTGAGGAGTCGCCATCACTCACAGCAACTATTATAAAGATTAAGGAGGTCAAAAAAAAGCCCGTAATAGCCGTAAAAAAGAAACGCGAAATTGCTGTTGTAGCTACTGCATATTCGAGTAGTGTCGAAGAAACCGACAGCGACCCCTGCACAACGGCAAATGGCTTTAATGTGTGCAAAAATAATATCGAGAATGTTATAGCGGCGAACTTTCTGCCGTTCGGGACGCGCGTACGCATGCCGGAACTCTTTGGTGAGCGCACATTCACCGTTCATGATCGCATGAACTCACGATATGGAAGAGGTCGCATAGATATTTGGCTTAAAACAAAAAAATCAGCGCGGCAGTTTGGCGTAAAGCGGATAAAGATGGAAATTGTCGAAGACCAAGTCGCCGCAAATTTATAAGAAAAGTGATAGTTAGCAAAAAACTCCTCAAAGGAGTTTTTTGGTTTTCTGACATTGATTTTATATGCAGATTTGATA harbors:
- a CDS encoding uracil phosphoribosyltransferase encodes the protein MTTQTDCVFIPQQIVSMGSGCAEGFTRQPKLEKNGGVVLVGCQPILTPVDESEEWVLKGTSPELVREVGRYLGTPSALLRSLDEATNRLERRVNARLAREEYRLFLHSMQAVCRIMAEAALQAAFPLIDHEYLSRMGKRFITPQVDDEKKIVLLKISRGGDTPTHYARKHLNPILLDPCQILQASSQRIQSKKKGEKPRVVYEVKGKTDLTGKTLVIFEQAHASAETVVKVIPAALKKCKSTPDRIVICCINSCKYAIRRTQRVIPGVIIINACLHNGLTDKWYLDDVGCGDCGAEEHRVVD
- a CDS encoding ATP-binding cassette domain-containing protein, which gives rise to MDSRAIISADHLTKTYRTAKKSEGVYGALRGLFHREYSTMPAVADISFEIMPAEFIGFIGPNGAGKTTTLKMLSGILWPTSGSASVLGSIPWHRKKEMQIHMGIVLGQKNQLWWDLPARDTFLLNKEIYEISKADYKTRIHDMGETLAVSHLFDIPVRKLSLGERMKCELVNSLLHYPSVLFLDEPTIGLDVISQKSIRDFLKQWNKDKGTTIILTSHLMDDVEELCPRIIMIHSGTLQYDGSITDLMRQHATHKEITLTLVREVSKKSLEQYGELTSLSSVRATYRVAREDVKDMAKKLLDALPVVDITIEEIPLEDVIRDIFLNVKK
- a CDS encoding ABC-2 family transporter protein is translated as MIWWRLAAANFSVMALSRLDFYTFLSGKCVRMFFFFFLIISLFSYTPTIGGYRREEVLLFFALMNAFDVLAQLVWFRGLTEVQRWVQKGEFDFILSKPVSPLFFSSFRIFDFFDLSTAPAMIFFLVYAFQALGPLPLEQIISGTYLCGIGFVLAYSIVLALSSLNFWTTEIHNAFWLYREAFYMAQYPPEMFPKGIQYTFIYAIPLFVIVSFPAKAFLGYSTFGDIILATVLASIFLCGSLALWRSGLRHYTSASS